AAAAAATGTaacttcctttcttgccttcaTCATTGTTGTTCTTACTGACCGACTCTCTGCATGAGCCTTTTTTCCCCCCCTGCAGGCTCGAGTCCAAATTTATCCATGACATCGTCGAAGAGACATTGGTTAGATTGGGTCAGACATTCTCAATTGCTTCCAAGGAACTAATTGGAATAGATTCCCCATATCAGGGAAATTGATTTGCGTCTAGAAATGGGGCTGGATGGTCTTCGGTTTTTAGGAATCTGTGGGATGAAAAGAACTGCCAAGACAACTGCTGCTCAAGCTGTTTGTGACAGTTTATCTCGTCAATTTGAAGGCAGTACCTTTTCTTTCAAATGTCAGAAGTTTCTGAAAGATTATCTTCCTTCTTTACGGCAACAAATTCTTTCTGAGATCTCCAAGGCAATAAATATGAATATGAGCGTATGGAAAGTCGATGGAGGTTCTTCTGGTTGTTGACGATGTGGAAAATTACTACTAGAAACTTGGCTGGAAACTGCGACTGCCTCTGCGAGGGAAGCAGAGTCATCACAACAGCTAGGGAGGGACATCTGCTGATAAGGCATGGCGTTGATAAAATATACAGTGTTGAGAGTTAAAATCATTGACGATCGATCACTTCCAAGTTGTGACACAGCTTGAGCTAACAAATAAATCAACCGGTAATCGGGAAACAACCAAGTACCCAACTTCTAAGTCAATATCCATCAAAATTGCAGGTTCCAAAAGACACATAACAAGAGTGTAGTAGATGAGCAAAAACAAATCAGCTATTAGGATCTCTTTTCAACATCATAAACATAAGTAGCCTTCACCATAAATGAAGAGaaacacaaaattaaataaGCAAAGTACCACTACTAGTCCAATCTAGCTACATGATAAACAACACAGAGGGAGCAAGATACAGCtatcaaaataatataataaaacaatacAACAACCACCATACAATTAGTCTGCCTTGAAAGTTCTATCTCCCGAATTTATATAAGACGTTTCAGTAAGAGGGGTCTGCAATTGACCTATTTATATCATAACGGTCTGAACTAGCATGGGTAATGCTATCCAATGTTGCCCCAAAAACTCTTCGActgtaattattattattggtaTCACTGAAAGTTGATCCATAACCATTAGATTGACGTGTGACACCAGCAGGAACTGGCACTGAACCAAAAAAGGAATTGTTTAGCAACTACGAATTGGAAGAGCCAACACTATGACTTCTTATCTATTAAAAGAAGATTACGCATGAGAATAGAataatggaaaacaaaaaaaaaaaaaaaaaaagaggaaaaggaaaacaatcaCCTTGGGAGTAATTTACAGGGTAAGCTGAAACCCTATATGGTCGTGACAACCTCGAGCCATGAGAATTTTCCATATTCTCAACTGTCACAGGATGAGGCCTTGGTTTGTGTGAAGAATTTGAAGCAGGAGTTGATGTTGTGGGTAAATTTTGTGAGGGCTTGTCTCGACTAGAAATCTGCCAAATCAAAGTCTATCAGAATCAGAAGCTTAGGAACATCAACACCAACCCTTCATGGTATCCATCATGATTGATACGATACAGGAAAAAAGATGGTGCCCCAGACCAGGGTTCTTAAACATTGAATCCCACAAACATAACCTCTTTCCATCTATAGTTGCAAATTGCAAAAGCGATAACCCCACTGAGCAAGAGAAGGCATCTCACCACAGTCAAACGTCACCCACATCATAAGTGATTTATCTCACCGTTTTGATGA
This genomic stretch from Tripterygium wilfordii isolate XIE 37 chromosome 22, ASM1340144v1, whole genome shotgun sequence harbors:
- the LOC119992178 gene encoding RNA-binding protein 7-like, producing MAATTGCTVYVGSLDERVTDRVLYDILIQAGRVVDLHIPRDKETDKPKGYAFAEYETEEIADYAVRLFSGLVILYNRTLKFAISSRDKPSQNLPTTSTPASNSSHKPRPHPVTVENMENSHGSRLSRPYRVSAYPVNYSQVPVPAGVTRQSNGYGSTFSDTNNNNYSRRVFGATLDSITHASSDRYDINRSIADPSY